The Streptomyces phaeolivaceus genome has a window encoding:
- a CDS encoding serine/threonine-protein kinase, with amino-acid sequence MAVSEEPGGERVIAGRYRLLTPLGEGGMGTVWRARDEVLHREVAVKEVRAPGGVAVADVERMYARLEREAWAAARVANRNVVTVYDVAMEDGRPWIVMELVRGLSLADLLDAEGPLSPRRAAHIGAEVLSALRAAHEAGVLHRDVKPANVLLSNEDRVVLTDFGIATVEGSSALTMTGEVIGSPEFLAPERALGRAFGPESDLWSLGVLLYAAVEGNSPFRQNTPLSTLRAVVDEELPPPLRAGPLAPVIEGLLRKDPADRISAEQAERDLRIIGAGGTPRSDETPPYSPTVAAFPVTGADPERDVSRYGSPTPPRPTPAATHPSPVPTREPDRNRRALVFLVAGVAAIAFAVAGLTYALLNRDDGGNSGNPTNGAGTVGGASEQTGDGGTGEEPSADEETPSATPDEEEEPTTKPPAQSVEVAVEGANTDYSGACPPAEAEAPTFTATFTVGSLPADVEYRWVARGGEVEDEGWKTLSFTSGGGKTQQDRVAVSANSSYADEISVEVRGPLKAESNSVAFSVSCETEAPTTGGTSPSDDSENPDDYSDSDADYDDEAGALNGAVRPRS; translated from the coding sequence ATGGCCGTGTCCGAAGAACCCGGCGGTGAACGTGTGATCGCGGGCCGCTACCGGCTGCTGACCCCGCTCGGCGAGGGCGGCATGGGAACCGTGTGGCGGGCCCGTGACGAGGTGCTGCACCGCGAGGTCGCCGTCAAGGAGGTGCGGGCGCCGGGCGGTGTCGCGGTCGCCGACGTCGAGCGGATGTACGCCCGGCTGGAGCGGGAGGCGTGGGCGGCGGCCCGGGTCGCCAACCGCAATGTCGTCACGGTGTACGACGTGGCCATGGAGGACGGCCGCCCGTGGATCGTGATGGAGCTGGTGCGCGGACTGTCGCTCGCCGATCTCCTGGACGCCGAGGGCCCCCTCTCCCCGCGGCGTGCCGCGCACATCGGCGCCGAGGTGCTGTCCGCGCTGCGGGCCGCGCACGAGGCCGGGGTGCTGCACCGGGACGTGAAACCGGCCAATGTGCTGCTGTCCAACGAGGACCGGGTGGTGCTCACGGACTTCGGTATCGCCACGGTCGAGGGCAGCTCCGCGCTGACGATGACCGGCGAGGTGATCGGCTCCCCGGAGTTCCTGGCCCCGGAGCGCGCGCTCGGCCGTGCGTTCGGCCCCGAGTCGGACCTGTGGTCGCTCGGTGTGCTGCTGTACGCGGCGGTCGAGGGCAACTCGCCGTTCCGGCAGAACACCCCGCTGAGCACCCTGCGCGCGGTCGTGGACGAGGAGTTGCCGCCCCCGCTCCGGGCCGGTCCGCTGGCCCCGGTGATCGAGGGCCTGCTGCGCAAGGACCCGGCCGACCGGATCTCCGCCGAGCAGGCCGAGCGGGATCTGCGGATCATCGGCGCCGGGGGCACCCCGCGCTCGGACGAGACGCCCCCGTACAGCCCGACGGTGGCCGCCTTCCCGGTCACGGGCGCGGACCCGGAACGGGACGTGAGCCGGTACGGGTCGCCGACCCCGCCTCGTCCCACCCCGGCCGCCACCCACCCCTCCCCGGTGCCCACCCGCGAGCCCGACCGCAACCGCCGGGCCCTGGTCTTCCTGGTCGCGGGTGTCGCGGCGATCGCCTTCGCCGTCGCGGGACTGACGTACGCCCTGCTCAACCGTGACGACGGCGGGAACAGCGGCAACCCCACCAACGGCGCGGGCACGGTGGGCGGCGCGAGCGAGCAGACCGGTGACGGCGGTACGGGCGAGGAGCCGAGCGCCGACGAGGAGACCCCCTCCGCGACACCCGACGAGGAGGAGGAGCCGACCACGAAGCCGCCCGCGCAGTCGGTCGAGGTGGCGGTGGAGGGCGCGAACACGGACTACTCCGGGGCCTGTCCGCCGGCGGAGGCCGAGGCGCCCACGTTCACCGCGACGTTCACCGTGGGCAGCCTTCCCGCGGACGTCGAGTACCGCTGGGTGGCGCGCGGCGGCGAGGTCGAGGACGAGGGCTGGAAGACCCTGTCGTTCACGTCCGGTGGCGGGAAGACCCAGCAGGACCGGGTCGCCGTCTCGGCGAACAGCAGCTACGCGGACGAGATCAGTGTCGAGGTCCGCGGGCCGCTGAAGGCCGAGTCCAACTCGGTCGCGTTCTCGGTGTCGTGCGAGACGGAGGCCCCGACCACGGGCGGGACCTCCCCCTCCGACGACTCGGAGAACCCTGACGACTACAGCGACTCCGACGCCGACTACGACGACGAGGCCGGGGCCCTGAACGGGGCCGTCAGGCCGCGTTCCTGA
- a CDS encoding SGNH/GDSL hydrolase family protein, with translation MRRSRLAAYMTALLLAAGVALTGAATAQASPQAAATGYVALGDSYSSGVGAGGYISSSGDCKRSTKAYPYLWAAANAPSSFDFTACSGARTGDVLANQLGPLGAGTGLVSVSVGGNDAGFADVMTTCVLQSDSNCLARINTAKAYVDSTLPGQLDKVYSAISAKAPAAHVVVLGYPRFYQLGGTCPGLSQAKRTAINNAADHLNTALAKRAADHGFTFGDVRSAFTGHELCSGSAWLHSLNLLNIGESYHPKAAGQSGGYLPVFRNAA, from the coding sequence ATGAGACGTTCCCGACTTGCGGCATACATGACCGCACTCCTCCTCGCCGCCGGCGTCGCCCTCACCGGGGCCGCGACGGCGCAGGCGTCCCCACAGGCCGCCGCCACCGGCTATGTGGCGCTCGGCGACTCCTACTCCTCGGGTGTCGGCGCGGGCGGCTACATCTCCTCCAGCGGCGACTGCAAGCGCAGCACGAAGGCCTACCCGTACCTCTGGGCCGCCGCCAACGCCCCCTCCTCGTTCGACTTCACGGCCTGCTCGGGCGCCCGAACGGGTGATGTTCTCGCCAACCAACTGGGCCCGCTCGGGGCGGGCACCGGACTGGTCTCCGTCAGCGTCGGCGGCAACGACGCCGGCTTCGCCGACGTCATGACCACCTGCGTCCTCCAGTCCGACAGCAACTGCCTCGCGCGCATCAACACGGCGAAGGCGTACGTCGACTCCACGCTCCCCGGCCAGCTCGACAAGGTCTACTCGGCGATCAGCGCGAAGGCACCGGCCGCCCATGTGGTGGTGCTCGGCTACCCCCGCTTCTACCAGCTCGGAGGCACCTGCCCCGGCCTCTCCCAGGCCAAGCGGACCGCCATCAACAACGCGGCCGACCACCTGAACACCGCCCTCGCCAAACGCGCCGCCGACCACGGCTTCACCTTCGGCGACGTCCGCTCCGCGTTCACCGGGCACGAACTGTGCTCGGGCAGCGCGTGGCTGCACAGCCTCAACCTGTTGAACATCGGCGAGTCGTACCACCCGAAGGCCGCGGGCCAGTCGGGCGGCTATCTGCCGGTGTTCAGGAACGCGGCCTGA
- a CDS encoding S8 family peptidase, translating into MAHLRSKNIRVAAVTTVATAALLGGLTALPAQAAPAEGKVLAAGSPTAVKDSYIVTLKKSAGLKAASSAGKDLVEEYGGSVKRTFKTALNGYAAELSATEAKRLAADPAVASVEQNQVFTADATQTNAPWGLDRSDQASLPLSGTYTYPDTAGSGVTAYVIDTGVRISHSQFGGRAVNGYDAVSNDNVAQDGNGHGTHVASTIAGSTYGIAKSAKIVAVRVLDNAGSGTTAGVVAGIDWVTANHSGPSVANLSLGGGASTALDTAVRNSIASGVTYAIAAGNSSANASSYSPARVTEAITVGATTSTDARASYSNYGSVLDIFAPGSSITAGWYTSDTATNTISGTSMATPHVAGAAAIYLAGHTSATPAQVATALTGGSVTGKVTSPGTGSPNRLLQIVP; encoded by the coding sequence ATGGCACACCTGCGTAGCAAGAACATCCGTGTCGCCGCCGTCACCACCGTGGCGACCGCCGCCCTGCTCGGCGGCCTGACCGCGCTCCCCGCCCAGGCCGCCCCGGCCGAGGGCAAGGTGCTCGCGGCCGGTTCCCCCACCGCCGTCAAGGACAGCTACATCGTCACGCTCAAGAAGAGCGCGGGCCTCAAGGCCGCGTCGAGCGCGGGCAAGGACCTGGTCGAGGAGTACGGCGGCTCGGTGAAGCGGACCTTCAAGACCGCGCTCAACGGCTACGCGGCCGAGCTCTCCGCCACCGAGGCGAAGAGACTGGCCGCCGACCCGGCGGTCGCCTCCGTCGAGCAGAACCAGGTCTTCACCGCCGACGCCACCCAGACCAACGCCCCCTGGGGCCTGGACCGCTCCGACCAGGCGTCGCTGCCGCTCTCCGGCACCTACACCTACCCGGACACCGCGGGCAGCGGCGTGACCGCGTACGTCATCGACACCGGTGTGCGCATCTCGCACTCCCAGTTCGGCGGCCGGGCGGTCAACGGCTACGACGCCGTCTCGAACGACAACGTGGCGCAGGACGGAAACGGCCACGGCACCCATGTGGCGTCCACCATCGCGGGCTCGACCTACGGCATCGCCAAGTCGGCGAAGATCGTGGCCGTGCGCGTGCTGGACAACGCCGGCTCCGGCACCACGGCCGGTGTCGTCGCGGGCATCGACTGGGTGACCGCGAACCACAGCGGCCCCTCGGTCGCCAACCTGTCCCTCGGCGGCGGCGCCTCCACCGCGCTCGACACGGCCGTCCGCAACTCCATAGCCAGCGGCGTGACCTACGCCATCGCGGCCGGCAACAGCAGCGCCAACGCCTCCTCGTACTCCCCGGCCCGTGTCACCGAGGCGATCACGGTCGGCGCCACCACCAGCACGGACGCCCGCGCCAGCTACTCCAACTACGGCTCGGTCCTGGACATCTTCGCCCCGGGTTCGTCGATCACGGCCGGCTGGTACACCAGCGACACCGCGACCAACACCATCTCGGGCACCTCGATGGCCACCCCGCACGTCGCGGGCGCCGCCGCGATCTACCTGGCCGGCCACACCTCGGCCACCCCGGCCCAGGTCGCCACGGCCCTGACCGGCGGCTCCGTCACCGGCAAGGTCACCAGCCCCGGCACCGGTTCCCCGAACCGTCTGCTGCAGATCGTCCCGTAA
- a CDS encoding tetratricopeptide repeat protein, with translation MSPRTNESAPQDGRPRPDEGAPDNDRPDTVEPEAGAAGSGRGPAGESARRRLGRVVACAAALAVAFTGFAVALGAKDDGRTVAMSSSPGVSSAQLAGGDLDTAVERLQAHLKEQPKDFGSWSTLGLAYVEQARVKGDPSRYPQAEKALERSLKLRPGNDPALAGLAALAAARHEFEDALRYADKALKENPYSERALCSRVDALVELGRYDDALKAVELADTRRPGIPVFTRYAYVYELRGDVKTARRVLERALDSAATRGDIAYVATQLGQLAWKQGDYRTSLDHYARALGADDTYLPALEGRARAQAASGDGAEAIRGLEQVVSSYPLPGPLVVLGELYEAKGDKTRAGDQYALVDAYTAIARSNGVNADLDTALAAADHGDTKAALRAAEAEWKRRETVHTADALAWALHVNGRDDEALPYARRATATGYQDATFLYHRGMVEYAAGDKKEARASLKAALDLNAGFSPLGAAEARRTLKKLQALETAK, from the coding sequence ATGTCCCCGCGTACGAACGAGAGCGCGCCCCAGGACGGACGCCCCCGCCCCGACGAGGGGGCACCCGACAACGACCGCCCCGACACCGTCGAGCCGGAAGCCGGGGCCGCCGGGTCCGGGCGTGGGCCCGCGGGCGAGTCGGCGCGGCGGCGGCTGGGGCGGGTCGTCGCCTGTGCGGCGGCGCTGGCTGTGGCGTTCACCGGGTTCGCGGTGGCGCTGGGGGCCAAGGACGACGGGCGGACGGTGGCCATGTCCTCCTCGCCCGGTGTCTCGTCGGCCCAGCTCGCCGGTGGGGACCTCGACACGGCGGTCGAGCGCCTCCAGGCCCATCTCAAGGAACAGCCCAAGGACTTCGGCTCCTGGTCCACGCTCGGCCTCGCCTATGTGGAGCAGGCGCGGGTGAAGGGCGACCCGTCCCGCTACCCGCAGGCCGAGAAGGCCCTGGAGCGCTCGCTGAAGCTGCGGCCGGGCAACGACCCGGCGCTCGCGGGCCTCGCCGCCCTCGCCGCCGCCCGCCACGAGTTCGAGGACGCCCTGCGGTACGCGGACAAGGCGCTCAAGGAGAACCCGTACAGCGAACGGGCGTTGTGCAGCCGCGTCGACGCCCTGGTCGAACTCGGCCGCTACGACGACGCGTTGAAGGCGGTCGAGCTCGCCGACACCCGCCGCCCCGGCATCCCCGTCTTCACCCGGTACGCCTATGTGTACGAGCTGCGCGGCGACGTGAAGACCGCCCGGCGCGTCCTGGAACGGGCCCTCGACTCGGCCGCCACCCGCGGCGACATCGCCTACGTGGCCACCCAGCTCGGCCAACTGGCCTGGAAGCAGGGCGACTACAGGACCTCGCTCGACCACTACGCCCGCGCCCTCGGCGCCGACGACACCTACCTCCCCGCCCTGGAGGGCCGCGCCCGCGCCCAGGCCGCCAGCGGCGACGGCGCGGAGGCGATCCGCGGCCTGGAACAGGTCGTCTCCTCCTACCCGCTGCCCGGCCCGCTGGTCGTGCTCGGCGAGCTGTACGAGGCCAAGGGCGACAAGACGCGGGCGGGCGACCAGTACGCGCTGGTGGACGCCTACACCGCCATCGCCCGCTCCAACGGCGTCAACGCCGACCTCGACACCGCGCTCGCAGCCGCCGACCACGGCGACACCAAGGCCGCGCTGCGGGCCGCCGAGGCCGAGTGGAAGCGCCGGGAGACGGTCCACACCGCCGACGCCCTCGCCTGGGCGCTGCACGTCAACGGCCGCGACGACGAGGCCCTGCCGTACGCCCGCCGCGCCACCGCCACCGGATACCAGGACGCGACGTTCCTGTACCACCGGGGAATGGTCGAGTACGCGGCCGGCGACAAGAAGGAGGCCCGCGCCTCCCTGAAGGCGGCGCTCGACCTCAACGCCGGTTTCTCGCCGCTCGGCGCGGCGGAGGCCCGTAGGACCCTCAAGAAACTGCAGGCTCTGGAGACCGCCAAGTGA
- a CDS encoding nickel transporter — MSPRRVFASGTAVLLAACALVLVPTGTASAHPLGNFTVNRYDGLVAAPGQLKIFHVEDLAEIPATQAAPAIKRQGEESWARERCEKATEGSEVTVDGNAVEVALKSSRAEERPGQAGLKTLRVECRLTAALPDRAADVRFHAAVDSGPGWREVTAQGDRMTLAGSDVPEESVSNQLTEYPAELLQSPEDTAKASLQVEPGGPALAEQENAAPGASILPRGADRWTRALDDLVSSQDLTFGFGALAFGIAMFLGAMHALGPGHGKTLMAATAAARDRARMRDVLPMAASVTVTHTLGVVALGLLVLAGSAAAPSVITWLGIASGLFVMGAGVTLARRAWLNRKLSLTHASAHAHGHEHEHGHGHEHGHDHSHDHDHDHEEGHHHDHSHGDGHSHTHDHAHDHAHEPSRELVLAQATSHTHAHASVATHTHDHEHDHSHGHKHDHDHHSHDHDAPAQKRSLFGGGVTHTHGGFTHTHPTAPTLRGTILLGFAGGMVPSPSAVVVLVGAAALGKAWFGLLLVLAYGIGLALTLTAAGYAVVKAGGWVTRVMDRGEGRLGGPTAALVRRTVPLASALLVVGLGAVLVFRGATSALG, encoded by the coding sequence ATCTCTCCCCGGCGCGTGTTCGCCTCCGGCACGGCGGTCCTCCTGGCCGCCTGCGCACTCGTCCTCGTCCCCACCGGGACGGCGAGCGCCCACCCGCTCGGCAACTTCACCGTCAACCGGTACGACGGTCTGGTCGCCGCCCCCGGACAGCTGAAGATCTTCCATGTCGAGGACCTGGCGGAGATCCCGGCGACCCAGGCCGCGCCCGCCATCAAGCGTCAGGGCGAGGAGAGTTGGGCCCGCGAGCGGTGCGAGAAGGCCACCGAGGGCAGTGAGGTCACCGTCGACGGGAACGCCGTCGAGGTGGCGCTGAAGTCCAGCCGGGCCGAGGAACGGCCGGGCCAGGCGGGGCTGAAGACGCTGCGGGTGGAGTGCCGGCTGACGGCCGCGCTGCCGGACCGGGCCGCCGACGTACGCTTCCACGCGGCCGTGGACTCCGGGCCCGGCTGGCGCGAGGTCACCGCTCAGGGCGACCGGATGACGCTGGCCGGGTCGGACGTGCCGGAGGAGTCGGTCTCGAATCAACTCACCGAGTACCCGGCGGAGTTGCTGCAGTCGCCGGAGGACACGGCGAAGGCCTCCCTCCAGGTGGAGCCGGGCGGCCCCGCGCTGGCCGAGCAGGAGAACGCGGCGCCGGGCGCGTCGATCCTCCCGCGCGGCGCGGACCGCTGGACCCGGGCCCTGGACGACCTGGTCTCCAGCCAGGACCTCACCTTCGGCTTCGGTGCGCTGGCCTTCGGCATCGCCATGTTCCTGGGCGCGATGCACGCGCTCGGTCCGGGCCACGGCAAGACCCTGATGGCCGCGACGGCCGCCGCCCGCGACCGGGCCCGGATGCGGGACGTCCTGCCCATGGCCGCGTCGGTGACGGTCACCCACACCCTGGGCGTCGTCGCCCTCGGCCTCCTCGTCCTGGCCGGCTCCGCCGCCGCGCCGTCCGTGATCACCTGGCTGGGCATCGCGAGCGGCCTGTTCGTGATGGGCGCGGGCGTCACCCTGGCCCGCCGCGCCTGGCTCAACCGCAAACTGTCCCTCACCCACGCGAGCGCGCACGCGCACGGACATGAACACGAACATGGGCACGGGCACGAACACGGCCACGACCACAGCCATGACCACGACCACGACCATGAAGAGGGTCACCACCACGACCACAGCCACGGCGACGGGCACTCCCACACGCACGACCACGCGCACGACCACGCGCACGAGCCCAGCCGGGAACTCGTCCTCGCCCAGGCCACCTCGCACACGCACGCCCACGCGTCGGTCGCGACCCACACCCACGATCACGAGCACGATCACAGCCATGGTCACAAGCACGACCATGACCACCACAGCCACGACCACGACGCCCCCGCCCAGAAGCGCTCCCTCTTCGGTGGTGGCGTCACGCACACCCACGGCGGCTTCACGCACACGCACCCCACCGCGCCCACCCTGCGGGGCACGATCCTGCTCGGTTTCGCGGGCGGCATGGTGCCGAGCCCCTCGGCCGTGGTCGTGCTGGTCGGCGCGGCGGCGCTGGGCAAGGCCTGGTTCGGGCTGCTGCTCGTGCTGGCGTATGGCATCGGTCTGGCGCTCACGCTGACGGCGGCCGGGTACGCCGTGGTGAAGGCGGGCGGCTGGGTGACGCGGGTGATGGACCGGGGCGAGGGCAGGCTCGGCGGGCCGACGGCCGCGCTGGTGCGCAGGACCGTACCGCTGGCCTCGGCCCTGCTGGTCGTCGGGCTCGGGGCCGTTCTGGTGTTCAGGGGGGCAACATCCGCACTCGGCTGA
- a CDS encoding DUF4331 domain-containing protein has translation MTTPTSRSGSGRRSIASLICASLAAGGLAAAGVTVLEPGTASASSHREAPLISGEPQFDNTDVYAFVSPDKPDTTTVIANWIPFEEPAGGPNFFTFSEDAQYDIRVDQDGDAQEDLIFRYTFNTKTKNDKTFLYNTGVVESLDDPDLNITQTYDIELIKLRNRKAVSKTQLADDVWVAPSNVGKASMPDFKKLRDEAVYEAPSGVTTYAGQADDPFFLDLRVFDLLYGGDLSEVGRDTLKGYNVNSIALQVPSEALVGSKDQPIVGIWSTTQRAGADGQYHQVSRLGMPLVNEVVNPIGDKDEFNASSPVDDAQFLKNVTEPELPKLIEAIYKIPAPAEPRNDLVDVFLKGVEGLNQPPHVTPSEQLRLNTSIEPTKKPKRLGVLDGDNQGFPNGRRLTDDVIDIALQVVEGELVDAPNDLGDAVDKNDKKFGKSFPYVGLPTAGSRGKTVKGNTTNNVRSALGGGVESGTDDTTLIAASAGAGAAGVLLIGSGLLWWRRRNDRAYY, from the coding sequence ATGACGACACCTACTTCCAGGAGCGGCTCGGGACGGCGGAGCATCGCCTCCCTCATCTGTGCATCGCTGGCCGCCGGAGGGCTCGCAGCCGCCGGCGTGACCGTGCTCGAACCGGGGACGGCCTCGGCTTCCAGCCACCGGGAGGCCCCGCTCATCTCCGGGGAGCCCCAGTTCGACAACACCGACGTGTACGCGTTCGTCAGCCCTGACAAGCCGGACACGACCACGGTCATCGCGAACTGGATCCCCTTCGAGGAGCCCGCGGGCGGACCGAACTTCTTCACCTTCTCCGAGGACGCGCAGTACGACATCCGCGTCGACCAGGACGGCGACGCGCAGGAAGACCTGATCTTCCGGTACACGTTCAATACGAAGACGAAGAACGACAAGACCTTCCTGTACAACACGGGCGTCGTGGAGAGCCTCGACGACCCGGACCTGAACATCACACAGACGTACGACATCGAGCTGATCAAGCTGAGGAACCGCAAGGCGGTCTCCAAGACGCAGCTCGCGGACGATGTGTGGGTGGCGCCGTCGAACGTCGGCAAGGCGTCGATGCCGGACTTCAAGAAGCTGCGCGACGAGGCCGTCTACGAGGCCCCGAGCGGGGTGACCACGTACGCCGGTCAGGCAGACGACCCGTTCTTCCTGGACCTGCGCGTCTTCGACCTGCTGTACGGCGGTGACCTCTCCGAGGTCGGGCGGGACACGCTCAAGGGCTACAACGTCAACTCGATCGCCCTCCAGGTCCCGAGCGAGGCGCTGGTCGGGTCCAAGGACCAGCCGATCGTCGGCATCTGGTCGACCACCCAGCGCGCGGGCGCCGACGGCCAGTACCACCAGGTGTCGCGCCTCGGCATGCCGCTGGTGAACGAGGTCGTCAACCCCATCGGCGACAAGGACGAGTTCAACGCGTCCTCGCCGGTGGACGACGCGCAGTTCCTGAAGAACGTCACCGAGCCCGAACTGCCCAAGCTCATCGAGGCGATCTACAAGATCCCGGCGCCGGCCGAGCCGCGCAACGACCTCGTGGACGTCTTCCTCAAGGGTGTCGAGGGCCTCAACCAGCCGCCGCACGTGACCCCGTCGGAGCAGCTGCGCCTCAACACCTCCATCGAGCCCACCAAGAAGCCGAAGCGGCTCGGTGTGCTGGACGGTGACAACCAGGGCTTCCCGAACGGACGCCGGCTCACCGACGACGTGATCGACATCGCGCTGCAGGTCGTCGAGGGCGAACTCGTGGACGCGCCCAACGACCTGGGTGACGCGGTCGACAAGAACGACAAGAAGTTCGGCAAGTCCTTCCCGTACGTCGGTCTGCCGACGGCCGGTTCGCGCGGCAAGACCGTCAAGGGCAACACCACGAACAACGTCCGCAGCGCGCTGGGCGGCGGTGTCGAGAGCGGCACCGACGACACCACGCTGATCGCCGCCTCGGCCGGCGCCGGCGCGGCCGGTGTCCTGCTGATCGGCTCGGGCCTGCTGTGGTGGCGCCGCCGGAACGACCGCGCCTACTACTAG